GAGGCCTGCCAGCGGGAGCATGAACTTGCTGGTGATGTAGTCGAGCAGGTCGAAGATGTTGAGGCCTGCGAGTTTGACGTCGCCCCACAGGTTGAACGAGAGCAGGGCGGCGATGCCCAGTGCCCAGATCGTCAGGCCGGCGACCACGGTGGCGGTGACGCGGTTCATCGGCGTGCGTTCTTCGAGCAGCTCGACCACCGGTTCCAGCAGCGAGATCGACGAAGTCAGCGCGGCGAAGGTCAGCAGCAGGAAGAACAGGCTGCCCAGCACCAGTCCGCCGCCCATGTTGCCGAAGGCCAGCGGCAGGGTGACGAACACCAGGCCGGGGCCGGCGGCGGGGTCGAGGCCGTTGGCGAACACGATCGGGAAGATCGCTAGACCGGCGCACAGCGCGAAGGTGGTGTCCATGATCACGACGGTGCGTGCGGCACGCAGCAGGTTCACGTCCTCGCCGAGGTAGGAACCGTAGGCCATCATGATCCCCATCCCCAGCGACAGGGTGAAGAATGCGTGGCCGAGCGCGGCCAGCAGCACCGAGCCGTCGAGCTTGGTCCAGTCGGGGTTGAACAGGTAGGCGACGGCCTGTCCGAAGCTGCCCGTCGTCATGCCGTAGCCGACCAGCACGACCAGGATCAGCGCCAGCGCCGGCATCATCACCTTGCTGCCGCGCTCGAGGCCGGAGGACACGCCCATCGCGACGATGATCATGGTCAATGCCATGAACAGGGTGTGCCAGCTGAGAAGCTCCCCGGGGCGGGCCAGGAAGCCGTCGAAGATCGCGCCGATGCCGCCCTTGTCCAGGCCGCTGAAGGCGCCGGTGGCGGCGTCGCGCATGTACGCCAGCGCCCAGCCGCCGATCACCGAATAGAAGGACAGGATGAGGAAGGCGGCCAGCACGCCGACGATACCGACGAGCGCCCAGTTGCGCGTGTGCCCGTGCTGGCGGGCAAGCTGGGCCATGGTGTTGATCGGGTTCTTCTGGCCGCGGCGGCCGATCATCCACTCGGACACCAGGATCGGCACGCCGATGAGGGCGATGCAGAGCAGGTAGACCAGCACGAAGGCGGCGCCACCGCTTTGGCCGACCATGTAGGGAAACTTCCAGATGTTGCCGAGGCCGACGGCCGACCCGGTGGCGGCGAGCACGAAGCCCATCCGCGAGGACCATTGGGCGTGTGTGGTGGCGCTCATCTCATCGCACCTCACACAGGGTCGGCGTCGATGGCGGGCTGGTGCGCGCAGGGTGCCGCAGCGCAGGGGTGCTGGTTTGGATCACGGTAGTCTCCTCGTTTCATGTCGGCGCTCTTGGCGCGGCGGGACAAAAAAGGCGGCAGTTTAGCCGTGAGCTTGCCGTTTGTGCGGCGAGCTCAAGGCCCGGTCGGGCCATCTCGCTGGTCCCTGCTCTTATGGTGTCGCGCAGTCGGGTGACTGCTGTCGGACGCGGCGAATAGTAATGGTGATGTGCGGAACAGTTTTTCTTATCTGACGGTGGCAGCGAGAAAAACAGGAGAAATTTTTCTCTTTTGCTCCGTAGCATGCGATGCGTTGTCCGCGAAACCGGACGCACCAGAAAACCCATTATCGAAGGAGACAACGCCAGCCTGCGATCCTTGCGTGCCATCCGCGCGCAGGCCGATAGCCGGCGGCGGTTCACACCACCATGTCGAACACCGTGCCCCCCGTCAGCCTCGACGACAAATACACCCTCAAGACCGGCCGCGCCTGGATGACCGGCATCCAGGCCCTGGTGCGCCTGCCGATGATGCAGAAGATGCGCGACGAGGCCGCCGGGCTGAACACCGCCGGCTTCGTCACCGGCTATCGCGGCTCGCCGCTCGGCAACGTCGACCAGGAGTTCTGGAAGGCGAAGAAGTATCTCGAGCCGATGCACATCCGCTTTCAGGCCGGGCTCAACGAAGACCTCGCCGCGACCTCGGTGTGGGGCACGCAGCAGGTCAATCTGGATCCGAACGCCAAGTACGACGGCGTGTTCTCGATCTGGTACGGCAAGGGTCCGGGCGTCGATCGCACCGGTGACGTCTTTCGCCACGCCAATGCCGCCGGCACCTCGAAGCACGGCGGCGTGCTGGTGATCGCCGGCGACGACCATGCCGCCAAGTCGTCCACGTTGCCGCACCAGACCGAGCACGTGTTCAAGGCGCTGATGATGCCGGTGCTGGCCCCGGCCGGCATCCAGGAATACCTGGAATACGGGCTGCACGGCTTCGCGCTGTCGCGCTACTCCGGCTGTTGGGTGGCGTTCAAGGCGTTGACGGACACGGTGGAGACGTCCTCGTCGGTGGACGTCGATCCGTTCAAGGTGCAGACGCGGATCCCGAGCGCGGACGACTTTCCGCTTCCGGTCGATGGTCTCAACCTGCGCTGGCCCGATCCGCCGCTGGTGCAGGAAAAGCGCCTGTTGCACCACAAGCTCTATGCCGCGCTCGCCTACTGCCGGCTCAACAACCTGAACCGCACCATCATCGACAGCCCGAACGCGAAGCTGGGCATCATCACCAGCGGCAAGAGCTATCTCGACGTGCGTCAGGCGCTCGACGATCTCGGCATCGACGAGGACACGGCCGCGGCCATCGGTCTGCGTCTGTACAAGGTCGGCATGGTGTGGCCGCT
This genomic window from Thauera humireducens contains:
- a CDS encoding sodium-dependent transporter, translating into MSATTHAQWSSRMGFVLAATGSAVGLGNIWKFPYMVGQSGGAAFVLVYLLCIALIGVPILVSEWMIGRRGQKNPINTMAQLARQHGHTRNWALVGIVGVLAAFLILSFYSVIGGWALAYMRDAATGAFSGLDKGGIGAIFDGFLARPGELLSWHTLFMALTMIIVAMGVSSGLERGSKVMMPALALILVVLVGYGMTTGSFGQAVAYLFNPDWTKLDGSVLLAALGHAFFTLSLGMGIMMAYGSYLGEDVNLLRAARTVVIMDTTFALCAGLAIFPIVFANGLDPAAGPGLVFVTLPLAFGNMGGGLVLGSLFFLLLTFAALTSSISLLEPVVELLEERTPMNRVTATVVAGLTIWALGIAALLSFNLWGDVKLAGLNIFDLLDYITSKFMLPLAGLGAIVFAAWKLEQNSVKQELNLGNTGFAVWSILARYVAPLGVLYVFWNNL